A genome region from Panicum virgatum strain AP13 chromosome 4K, P.virgatum_v5, whole genome shotgun sequence includes the following:
- the LOC120703088 gene encoding protein GRAVITROPIC IN THE LIGHT 1-like, whose product MIRPGSKESQNYDNNNQKVHPQPIDENMNQNGDSMDTMIGRIFNNISSLKSAYIQLQEAHTPYDPDRIQEADKLVLEELTKLSELKHAYREKNPKPVAASPQDARLLSEIQEQQNLLKTYEVMVKKFQSQIQTRDTEITHLQQQIDEAKLRKSKLEKKLKQRGLLNKESEESDEEENYFSIELTPSLFTSAVDNAYQSMHDFSKPLINMMKAAGWDLDAAANAIEPAVVYTRRAHKKYAFESYICQRMFSGFQEESFYIKDSNISVSNEAFFHQFLAVRGMDPLDVLSQNPDSVFGKFCRSKYLLLVHPKMEGSFFGNMDQRNYVMSGGHPRTPFYQAFLKLAKSIWLLHRLAYSFDPKVKVFQVKKGSEFSDIHMDSVVKNIILDEGAERLKVGLMVMPGFLIGTSIIQSRVYLSGVKCAD is encoded by the coding sequence ATGATCCGCCCAGGCTCAAAGGAGTCACAAAATTATGATAATAATAACCAAAAAGTTCATCCTCAACCAATCGATGAGAATATGAATCAAAACGGGGACTCAATGGACACTATGATCGGGAGGATATTCAACAACATATCCTCTTTGAAATCTGCATACATTCAACTGCAAGAAGCCCACACCCCATATGACCCTGACAGGATCCAGGAAGCTGATAAACTTGTCTTAGAGGAGCTTACAAAGCTTTCTGAACTCAAGCATGCTTACAGAGAAAAAAATCCCAAGCCTGTAGCAGCATCCCCTCAAGATGCACGCCTACTTTCTGAAATACAAGAGCAGCAGAATTTGTTGAAGACCTATGAGGTCATGGTAAAGAAGTTCCAGTCCCAGATCCAGACTAGAGATACTGAGATTACCCATTTACAGCAGCAAATCGATGAAGCTAAACTCCGAAAGTCAAAGCTGGAGAAGAAACTGAAACAAAGGGGCCTGCTTAACAAGGAATCAGAGGAATCTGATGAAGAGGAGAACTACTTTTCCATTGAATTGACACCAAGTTTGTTTACATCTGCTGTTGATAATGCATACCAGTCGATGCATGACTTTTCAAAGCCTTTGATCAACATGATGAAGGCTGCAGGTTGGGATCTTGATGCAGCTGCTAATGCGATCGAACCTGCTGTAGTTTACACAAGAAGGGCTCACAAGAAGTATGCTTTTGAATCATATATTTGCCAAAGAATGTTCAGTGGGTTCCAAGAAGAGAGCTTTTATATCAAAGATTCTAACATAAGCGTATCCAATGAGGCTTTCTTCCATCAGTTCCTTGCCGTACGAGGCATGGATCCATTGGATGTCCTGAGCCAAAACCCTGATTCAGTTTTTGGCAAGTTCTGCAGAAGCAAATACCTACTACTCGTGCACCCCAAAATggaaggttctttcttcggcaATATGGATCAGAGGAACTATGTCATGAGCGGTGGCCATCCAAGGACACCTTTCTATCAGGCTTTTCTAAAGCTAGCGAAGTCAATATGGTTGTTGCACAGGCTGGCATACTCCTTCGATCCAAAGGTCAAGGTCTTTCAAGTGAAAAAGGGAAGTGAATTTTCGGATATCCACATGGATAGCGTTGTGAAGAACATCATCCTAGACGAAGGTGCAGAGAGGCTGAAAGTTGGCCTGATGGTGATGCCTGGTTTCTTGATTGGGACCAGCATCATACAGTCCCGGGTGTACCTTTCAGGTGTCAAGTGTGCTGACTGA
- the LOC120703089 gene encoding uncharacterized protein LOC120703089 has translation MADVGGTAAATAGGAGQAFWTACPHCCHVHSYPRPYLGLRLRCPVPACRRAFPASELPAAPPIVPGADMYFCTWAFFPLGPPATADGRVPFIPFHHFNAPPSPSPAPAPNPTAASADTPSCPTSRRKVGVCLKGRARAEAEEEEEAAAAAAAISFEAEAGGLGERYSSGIDININEKVDLSDLGFHVDELGVLHDLP, from the coding sequence ATGGCTGACGTCGGCggcaccgccgctgccacggccggcggcgccggccaggcATTCTGGACAGCGTGCCCGCACTGCTGCCACGTGCACTCGTACCCGCGCCCCTACCTCGGGCTCCGCCTCCGCTGCCCGGTCCCGGCCTGCCGCCGCGCCTTCCCCGCCTCCGagctccccgccgcgccgcccatcgTTCCCGGCGCCGACATGTACTTCTGCACCTGGGCATTCTTCCCGCTCGgaccgcccgccaccgccgacggCCGGGTGCCCTTCATCCCGTTCCACCACTTCAACGCcccgccctccccctccccggccCCCGCCCCAAACCCCACCGCCGCATCCGCCGACACGCCATCCTGCCCGACATCCAGGAGGAAGGTGGGGGTGTGCCTCAAGGGCAGGGCACgggccgaggcggaggaggaagaggaagccgccgccgccgccgccgccatcagttTCGAGGCCGAGGCGGGTGGGCTCGGGGAAAGGTACAGCAGCGGCATCGACATCAACATCAACGAGAAGGTGGACCTCAGCGACCTTGGCTTCCACGTCGATGAGTTGGGGGTCCTCCACGACCTTCCATGA
- the LOC120703090 gene encoding HVA22-like protein a, whose product MGSGSFLKVLAKNFDVLAGPIISLAYPLYASVRAIETKNPVDDQQWLTYWVLYSFITLFELTFAPIIEWLPFWSYAKLFFNCWLVLPWFNGAAYVYDHFVRPIFVNRQIVNIWYVPRNEKSSKPDDVLSAAERYIEQNGPEAFEKLISKSTKSSKSRTTRRSILEEAEAERESWGENPFYDKNFRH is encoded by the exons ATGGGGTCCGGATCTTTCCTCAAGGTGCTGGCCAAGAACTTCGACGTGCTCGCCGG GCCAATAATATCACTTGCTTATCCTCT GTATGCTTCTGTTAGAGCAATAGAGACGAAAAATCCTGTAGATGATCAGCAATGGCTCACTTACTGGGTGCTGTACTCGTTTATCACTTTGTTTGAGCTAACTTTTGCTCCAATTATTGAGTG GCTTCCCTTTTGGTCATATGCAAAGCTGTTCTTCAACTGCTGGTTGGTCTTACCTTGGTTTAACGGTGCTGCTTATGTTTACGACCATTTTGTGCGGCCAATTTTTGTGAACCGCCAAATAGTAAACATATGGTATGTCCCAAGAAATGAGAAGTCAAGTAAACCTGATGATGTACTGTCAGCTGCAGAGAGATATATTGAACAAAATGGACCTGAAGCATTTGAGAAGCTCATCAGCAAG TCTACAAAGTCTTCAAAATCAAGGACCACAAGGCGTTCGATCTTGGAGGAGGCTGAGGCTGAAAGAGAATCCTGGGGTGAAAATCCTTTCTACGACAAAAATTTCCGACACTGA